A region from the Simiduia sp. 21SJ11W-1 genome encodes:
- a CDS encoding Lrp/AsnC ligand binding domain-containing protein — MKKRAKELSTIDKNIIRVLQKNGRTSYADLSRQVGLSATPCMERVKRLERDGVIQGYAAMVNPEFLDAALVVFVQISLVRSSQDIFEDFRKAAASLPEIQECYLVSGNFDYLIKARVADMAAYRQFYGETLLTLPGVQECTSYVVMEQVKETLEVPVRYQRP; from the coding sequence ATGAAAAAACGCGCAAAAGAGCTCTCCACCATTGATAAAAACATCATTCGCGTGCTCCAGAAAAACGGCCGCACCTCTTATGCAGACTTGTCCCGCCAGGTGGGGCTGAGCGCTACGCCTTGCATGGAGCGGGTAAAGCGGCTGGAACGCGACGGCGTCATTCAAGGCTATGCCGCCATGGTGAACCCGGAGTTTCTGGATGCCGCACTGGTGGTGTTTGTGCAAATCAGCCTGGTGCGCTCCTCGCAGGATATTTTTGAAGATTTCAGAAAAGCCGCCGCCAGCCTGCCAGAAATACAGGAGTGCTACCTGGTATCCGGCAACTTTGATTACCTAATTAAAGCCCGCGTGGCAGACATGGCAGCCTACAGGCAGTTTTACGGTGAAACATTGCTCACCCTGCCGGGTGTACAGGAGTGCACCAGCTATGTGGTTATGGAGCAGGTAAAAGAAACCCTGGAAGTTCCCGTGCGCTACCAACGGCCTTAA
- a CDS encoding 16S rRNA (uracil(1498)-N(3))-methyltransferase, which translates to MNLLLLDTEDFTGSDQAVLTGRRAKHLFEVHKAQAGDQLRVGLIDGCMGQAIVTHASETRATLEAIALTEQPPAPLPVSLLLSLPRPKMLRRILQTASAMGVKHITLINGARVEKSFWQTPFLQPQAIREQLVLGLEQAKDTRLPTVEFAKRFKPFVEDELAGRVTGCQNYVAHPYQATPCPTGVTRAKHCHLAVGPEGGYVEFEVKKLQEIGFQAISLGPRILRVETALPVLLSKLF; encoded by the coding sequence ATGAATCTATTACTGCTCGATACTGAGGATTTTACCGGATCAGATCAAGCCGTTTTAACCGGCCGCCGCGCGAAGCACCTGTTTGAGGTTCACAAAGCTCAAGCCGGCGATCAACTTCGGGTGGGGCTGATTGATGGATGCATGGGCCAGGCCATTGTTACGCACGCCAGCGAAACCCGGGCCACACTTGAAGCCATAGCACTCACCGAGCAACCCCCGGCCCCATTACCCGTCAGCCTTTTACTTTCACTGCCCCGCCCTAAAATGTTACGGCGTATTTTGCAAACCGCGAGCGCTATGGGAGTGAAGCACATCACCCTGATTAATGGCGCAAGGGTTGAAAAAAGCTTTTGGCAAACCCCGTTTTTGCAGCCCCAGGCCATCCGCGAGCAACTGGTACTGGGGCTGGAGCAAGCTAAAGATACCCGGCTGCCCACCGTGGAGTTCGCCAAACGCTTTAAACCCTTTGTGGAAGATGAGTTGGCCGGCAGGGTTACAGGCTGTCAAAACTATGTAGCCCACCCCTATCAGGCAACCCCTTGCCCAACAGGTGTAACCCGCGCAAAGCACTGCCACTTGGCCGTTGGGCCTGAAGGCGGTTACGTTGAATTTGAAGTTAAAAAACTGCAGGAAATCGGTTTTCAGGCAATCAGCCTTGGGCCCAGAATTTTACGGGTAGAAACTGCACTACCGGTATTACTTAGCAAGCTGTTTTAG
- the arsS gene encoding arsenosugar biosynthesis radical SAM (seleno)protein ArsS (Some members of this family are selenoproteins.), translated as MLDTKHLLTPTDFPAITRGRLHTLQVNLGYLCNLSCTHCHVNAGPRRTELMDRETIDMVIEFALARGVSCVDVTGGAPEMNPHFRYLVETLRGHGISLIDRCNLTILLEPGFEDMAQFLATHQVHVVASLPCYEAKNVAEQRGKGVYEQSVEALVQLNALGYGTGGALKLDLVYNPNGAFLPPPQAALQADYKRELGERHGIVFDELLTITNMPISRFGSVLQSKGNFDDYLQLLKNNYSQANLHNVMCKGLISIDWQGHVYDCDFNQMLEMPMINHAAETIATDNARLHLTTLLAQDIEGWPIVVAEHCYGCTAGQGSSCGGALE; from the coding sequence ATGTTAGATACCAAGCATTTACTTACACCTACAGATTTTCCGGCCATCACCCGCGGGCGCCTGCATACGCTGCAGGTTAATCTTGGCTACCTGTGTAATTTAAGTTGCACCCACTGCCACGTAAATGCAGGGCCCAGGCGCACAGAGCTGATGGATCGTGAAACCATTGATATGGTGATCGAGTTTGCCTTGGCGCGCGGTGTGAGCTGTGTGGATGTGACCGGCGGTGCGCCAGAAATGAACCCGCATTTTCGCTACCTGGTAGAAACGCTGCGTGGCCACGGTATCAGCCTTATAGACAGGTGTAATCTCACTATTTTGCTAGAGCCTGGCTTTGAAGATATGGCGCAATTTTTAGCCACCCATCAGGTGCATGTGGTGGCAAGTTTGCCGTGCTATGAGGCAAAAAATGTGGCAGAGCAGCGCGGCAAAGGGGTGTATGAGCAATCTGTTGAAGCCTTAGTGCAATTGAATGCACTCGGTTATGGAACCGGCGGCGCGCTAAAGCTTGACTTGGTGTATAACCCCAATGGCGCTTTTTTACCGCCACCGCAAGCCGCTTTACAGGCAGATTACAAGCGCGAATTAGGGGAGCGCCACGGTATTGTGTTTGATGAATTATTAACCATTACCAATATGCCAATCAGCCGCTTTGGCAGCGTTTTGCAATCAAAGGGCAATTTTGATGATTATTTGCAGCTGCTAAAAAACAACTACAGCCAAGCCAACCTTCACAACGTAATGTGTAAAGGGTTAATCAGTATTGACTGGCAGGGCCATGTGTACGACTGCGATTTTAACCAAATGCTTGAAATGCCAATGATCAATCATGCGGCCGAAACCATTGCAACGGATAACGCAAGGCTGCACCTGACAACACTGCTGGCGCAAGACATTGAAGGCTGGCCCATAGTGGTTGCCGAGCACTGCTATGGGTGTACTGCGGGCCAAGGGAGCAGCTGTGGTGGCGCGCTCGAATAA
- the ald gene encoding alanine dehydrogenase: protein MLIGVPKEIKNHEYRIGLTPAGVKELVMNGHEVVVENNGGAAIGFENDQYIAAGARIIDSAEEIFATADMIIKVKEPQPNECRMLREGQLLFTYLHLAPDPQQTELLVASGCTAIAYETVTDARGGLPLLAPMSEVAGRMSIQAGAHHLEKAQGGLGALLGGVPGVAPAKVLVIGGGVVGTQAARMAVGMGADVTILDRSLPRLRQLDTEFDGRLRTVYSTADAVEQYAIEADLVVGAVLIPGAAAPKLLTRDIISRMKKGAVVVDVAIDQGGCFETSKATTHQEPTYVVDDVVHYCVANMPGGVARTSTIALTNATLPFAVALANKGAKQAVLDDAHLMNGLNVHAGKITYKAVADVLGYAFVEPKEALGA from the coding sequence ATGTTAATCGGTGTACCTAAAGAGATTAAAAACCACGAATACCGCATCGGCTTAACCCCTGCGGGCGTAAAAGAGCTGGTGATGAATGGCCACGAGGTGGTGGTTGAAAACAACGGCGGTGCGGCTATTGGTTTTGAGAACGACCAGTACATTGCAGCCGGTGCACGCATTATCGATTCGGCCGAAGAGATCTTCGCCACAGCCGACATGATCATCAAAGTTAAAGAGCCCCAGCCAAACGAGTGCCGCATGCTGCGCGAAGGCCAGCTGCTGTTCACTTACCTGCACTTGGCGCCCGATCCACAGCAAACCGAATTGCTGGTGGCCTCTGGCTGTACCGCTATTGCCTATGAAACCGTAACCGATGCCCGTGGTGGCTTGCCTCTGTTGGCGCCCATGTCTGAAGTGGCGGGCCGCATGTCTATCCAGGCCGGTGCCCACCACTTGGAGAAGGCCCAGGGCGGCCTGGGTGCGTTGCTGGGCGGCGTGCCCGGTGTAGCACCTGCCAAAGTGTTGGTGATTGGTGGTGGTGTTGTGGGTACCCAGGCTGCGCGCATGGCTGTGGGTATGGGTGCAGACGTGACCATTCTGGATCGCTCCTTGCCCCGTTTGCGTCAACTGGATACCGAATTTGACGGCCGCTTGCGCACTGTTTACTCCACCGCAGACGCCGTAGAGCAATATGCCATTGAGGCCGATCTGGTGGTAGGTGCGGTACTGATTCCCGGTGCTGCGGCGCCCAAGTTGTTAACGCGCGACATTATCAGCCGCATGAAGAAGGGCGCGGTGGTAGTGGATGTGGCCATTGACCAGGGCGGTTGCTTTGAAACCTCCAAGGCGACTACCCACCAAGAGCCTACCTATGTCGTTGATGACGTAGTGCACTACTGTGTAGCCAACATGCCAGGCGGCGTGGCCCGTACTTCTACCATTGCACTCACCAACGCCACCTTGCCGTTTGCCGTGGCGCTGGCTAACAAAGGTGCCAAGCAGGCTGTGCTGGACGATGCCCACCTGATGAATGGCCTGAACGTGCACGCTGGCAAAATCACCTATAAGGCCGTAGCAGATGTACTGGGCTACGCCTTTGTGGAGCCCAAAGAAGCCCTGGGCGCCTGA
- the ttcA gene encoding tRNA 2-thiocytidine(32) synthetase TtcA: protein MQDVAERKDKLEFNKLQKRLRRQVGTAIVDFNMIEDNDKVMVCLSGGKDSYAMLDILMSLQKTAPIRFELVAVNLDQKQPGFPEEVLPNYLRTVGVPFQILEKDTYSVVKEKIPEGKTTCGLCSRLRRGTLYSYAEKIGATKIALGHHRDDMVETLFLNMFYGAKLSAMPPKLRASDGRNIVIRPLAYCRESDLQAFAEARNFPIIPCNLCGSQENLQRQNIKAMLHEWERTHPGRVEQIFGAMQNIAPSQLADRNLFDFENLNIDRTGERAEYAFDDASVTDWSDGEGSEPKARAAGAGVQYIDAVNL from the coding sequence ATGCAAGATGTAGCCGAACGCAAAGACAAGCTGGAATTCAACAAGCTCCAAAAGCGCTTGAGGCGCCAGGTAGGCACCGCCATTGTAGACTTCAACATGATTGAAGATAACGACAAGGTGATGGTGTGCTTATCCGGCGGGAAAGATTCCTACGCCATGCTGGATATCCTGATGAGCCTGCAAAAAACCGCGCCCATTCGCTTTGAGCTGGTGGCGGTGAATCTGGATCAAAAGCAGCCGGGCTTCCCCGAAGAGGTGTTACCCAACTATTTGCGTACAGTTGGGGTGCCGTTTCAGATTCTTGAAAAAGACACCTACTCGGTGGTGAAAGAGAAAATCCCGGAGGGTAAAACCACCTGCGGCCTATGCTCGCGCCTGCGCCGCGGCACCTTGTACAGCTATGCCGAAAAAATTGGCGCCACTAAAATTGCGCTCGGCCACCACCGCGATGACATGGTTGAAACCCTGTTTTTGAACATGTTTTATGGCGCCAAGCTTTCAGCCATGCCGCCTAAATTACGCGCCAGTGATGGCCGTAACATAGTGATTCGCCCGCTGGCCTATTGCCGCGAAAGCGATTTGCAGGCCTTTGCCGAGGCCCGCAATTTTCCCATCATCCCCTGTAATTTATGTGGCTCCCAGGAAAACCTGCAGCGCCAGAACATCAAGGCCATGTTGCACGAATGGGAGCGTACCCACCCGGGGCGGGTAGAGCAGATTTTTGGTGCAATGCAAAATATTGCCCCCTCCCAGCTGGCCGACCGCAACCTGTTTGATTTTGAAAACCTGAACATCGATCGCACCGGCGAGCGCGCGGAATACGCCTTTGATGATGCCTCGGTTACAGATTGGAGTGACGGTGAGGGCAGCGAGCCGAAGGCGCGGGCGGCAGGTGCGGGCGTGCAATATATAGACGCGGTAAACCTTTAG
- a CDS encoding TIGR04283 family arsenosugar biosynthesis glycosyltransferase, producing MARSNNLLSVVIPTYREGGRLLALLESLQVSRQSAVEIIVVDGEGSDSRMPALSSLCDALIQSAPGRGLQMNAGAAVATSPWLLFLHADSGNAAHCIAQLLVQLKNSPDQVWGFFKVQIRPLHLALECVASFMNLRSRTTGIATGDQGMWVNRKVFTGCGGFSELRLMEDIALSDLLAKQARPLQLTGPLITDARRWLARGWLRTMVQMWWLRLRYWAGTPGDVLAARYYPNHSFEAQQPGLSPRQHQKVK from the coding sequence GTGGCGCGCTCGAATAATCTGTTGAGCGTTGTTATACCCACCTACCGCGAAGGTGGGCGCTTATTGGCGTTACTTGAGTCACTGCAAGTGAGCCGCCAAAGCGCCGTAGAGATTATTGTGGTAGACGGCGAGGGTAGCGATAGCCGTATGCCGGCGCTTTCCTCTCTGTGCGACGCGTTAATCCAATCTGCCCCCGGGCGTGGCTTGCAAATGAATGCAGGTGCCGCCGTCGCCACATCGCCTTGGCTTTTGTTTTTGCACGCAGACAGTGGCAACGCTGCCCACTGTATTGCGCAATTGCTTGTGCAGCTGAAAAATTCGCCAGATCAGGTGTGGGGCTTTTTTAAGGTGCAAATTCGGCCTTTGCATCTGGCGCTTGAATGCGTCGCAAGCTTCATGAATTTGCGTTCGCGCACCACGGGCATTGCTACCGGCGATCAGGGTATGTGGGTCAACCGGAAGGTGTTCACAGGCTGCGGCGGCTTTTCTGAATTGCGCCTGATGGAAGATATTGCATTGAGCGATCTGCTGGCCAAGCAGGCGCGCCCGCTACAATTAACAGGCCCCTTGATAACCGATGCCCGGCGTTGGCTCGCACGGGGCTGGTTGCGCACCATGGTACAGATGTGGTGGTTAAGGCTGCGCTACTGGGCCGGCACTCCCGGCGATGTTTTGGCGGCCCGCTATTACCCAAATCACAGTTTCGAGGCGCAACAGCCTGGCCTTTCACCCCGCCAACATCAAAAAGTTAAATGA
- a CDS encoding bifunctional diguanylate cyclase/phosphodiesterase, which yields MSSIQLYLDLKGNEEDLENLINRVIEVTTPPAARAVHTLDDDLSLEVVNGLLAYDFIYEVTISDELGSVLASGSEPRPATSTRWITRFIAEDSRSYVARLTIPGYGDAVAGTIRFTVDVDVALAPFFERSGLILGAGMLRNAFLVILLFFAFHVMLTRPLIRLVRQMSSIDLDKPGTSRIEYVADHKDDELGQLVSTTNKLLDLMELSLAKRRAVELALRRSEEHIRQIIDNLPVMVGARNRDGNYIFANKALANFVGKTTAEMQNCHVSDLLPFYLNDVARLSEIDRHVIEGEVASEVMEENFRSADGKQVYLQTHIMPMEFYDERVALVVSTDISERKQAQFKMEFMAYHDALTNLPNRVHLVERLEHELRRARRHGYHGALLFIDLDHFKTINDSLGHPVGDEVLIQVADRLVKAVREEDLVARLSGDEFVVVLTVLDQDISAAAFRAAEVGEKIRQRISEPYLYDEMELRVSGSVGIVVYPDNESSVHELIRYADTAMYQVKERGRDAIEFFNTEMADKVSQQLLMEGDLHRALELEQFELYYQPKIDCETLETIGAEALLRWQHPDKGFISPADFIPVLEASGLIVGVGEWVLEQACKSLVAWHEAGLWKPGMRLSVNISPRQFKRKTFVQDVTEIIERYDLPKESLDMEITEGVVIQSIDETITTMGRLAAMGVSFSLDDFGTGYSSISYLKSLPVSTLKIDRSFVRDIVDDQNDRVLVETIVTMGSLLGMDVVAEGVEEQPQLDLLKQYGCHFYQGYLSSPAIAFDQFEQWLQKPAAKAH from the coding sequence ATGAGCTCGATTCAGTTGTACCTGGATTTGAAAGGCAATGAGGAAGACCTGGAAAACCTCATTAACCGCGTCATTGAAGTCACCACGCCACCGGCTGCCCGCGCGGTGCACACCTTGGATGATGACCTATCGCTTGAGGTGGTAAACGGGCTTTTGGCCTACGATTTTATTTACGAAGTTACCATTTCCGACGAGCTCGGCAGTGTGCTGGCCTCCGGGAGCGAGCCGCGCCCGGCCACCTCCACCCGTTGGATTACCCGCTTTATTGCAGAAGATAGTCGCTCATACGTTGCGCGCTTGACCATTCCGGGGTACGGCGACGCCGTGGCTGGCACCATCCGTTTCACCGTGGATGTAGATGTCGCCTTAGCCCCGTTCTTTGAGCGCTCCGGGCTGATTTTGGGCGCGGGCATGTTGCGCAATGCATTCCTTGTGATACTGCTGTTTTTTGCCTTTCACGTGATGCTCACCCGGCCTTTGATTCGCCTGGTACGGCAAATGAGCAGTATCGATCTTGATAAGCCCGGCACATCGCGCATTGAATATGTGGCTGATCACAAAGACGATGAGCTGGGCCAGCTGGTTTCAACCACTAACAAGCTGCTCGATTTAATGGAGCTCTCGCTCGCCAAGCGACGCGCCGTGGAATTAGCTTTGCGGCGCAGTGAAGAGCACATCCGGCAGATTATCGACAACCTACCGGTGATGGTGGGCGCCCGCAATCGCGACGGCAACTACATTTTTGCCAACAAAGCGCTGGCAAATTTTGTGGGTAAAACCACCGCTGAAATGCAAAATTGCCATGTAAGCGATTTGCTTCCCTTTTACCTCAACGATGTGGCGCGTCTGTCTGAGATTGATCGCCATGTGATCGAGGGCGAGGTGGCCAGCGAAGTAATGGAAGAAAACTTCCGCTCGGCCGATGGCAAGCAGGTGTATCTGCAAACCCACATCATGCCCATGGAATTTTACGATGAGCGCGTGGCGCTGGTGGTATCTACCGATATTTCCGAGCGCAAGCAGGCACAATTTAAAATGGAGTTTATGGCCTATCACGATGCCCTCACCAATTTGCCAAACCGCGTGCATTTGGTAGAGCGCTTGGAGCACGAGCTGCGCAGGGCCAGGCGGCACGGTTACCACGGCGCGCTGCTGTTTATAGACTTGGATCACTTCAAAACCATTAACGACTCCCTCGGACACCCAGTGGGGGATGAAGTGCTGATACAAGTGGCAGACAGGCTGGTTAAAGCGGTGCGCGAAGAAGACCTGGTTGCACGCTTAAGTGGTGATGAGTTTGTGGTTGTGCTCACAGTTTTGGATCAAGATATTTCCGCTGCCGCATTCCGTGCAGCCGAAGTGGGTGAAAAAATTCGCCAGCGCATATCCGAGCCCTACCTGTACGATGAAATGGAGCTGCGGGTGAGCGGCAGTGTGGGCATTGTGGTATACCCCGATAACGAAAGCAGTGTGCACGAGCTGATTCGCTACGCAGATACCGCCATGTACCAGGTTAAAGAGCGCGGGCGAGACGCCATAGAGTTCTTCAACACTGAAATGGCCGATAAGGTAAGCCAGCAGCTGTTAATGGAGGGCGATCTTCACCGCGCGCTTGAGCTTGAGCAATTTGAGCTCTATTACCAGCCCAAAATTGATTGCGAAACACTGGAAACCATTGGCGCAGAGGCGTTGTTGCGCTGGCAGCACCCCGATAAAGGCTTCATTTCACCTGCGGATTTCATTCCCGTACTTGAGGCCTCTGGCCTGATTGTGGGCGTGGGTGAGTGGGTGCTGGAACAAGCCTGCAAAAGCCTGGTGGCATGGCATGAAGCAGGGCTTTGGAAGCCCGGTATGCGGCTGAGTGTTAATATCAGCCCGCGCCAATTCAAGCGCAAAACCTTCGTGCAGGATGTCACCGAAATTATTGAGCGTTACGATCTGCCTAAAGAGTCTCTTGATATGGAGATTACCGAGGGCGTGGTTATTCAAAGCATTGATGAAACCATTACCACCATGGGGCGCTTGGCGGCCATGGGGGTCAGTTTCTCTCTTGATGACTTTGGTACCGGTTATTCTTCTATCAGCTATTTGAAATCCCTGCCGGTTTCCACCCTCAAAATTGATCGCAGTTTTGTGCGTGACATTGTGGACGATCAGAACGACCGTGTGTTGGTTGAAACCATCGTTACCATGGGCAGCCTGTTGGGAATGGATGTTGTAGCAGAAGGTGTTGAAGAGCAACCGCAGCTTGATTTATTAAAACAATACGGTTGCCACTTCTATCAAGGGTATTTATCCAGCCCCGCTATCGCCTTTGATCAGTTCGAGCAGTGGCTGCAAAAGCCTGCGGCTAAAGCTCACTGA